From Pochonia chlamydosporia 170 chromosome Unknown PCv3seq00014, whole genome shotgun sequence, a single genomic window includes:
- a CDS encoding Rhodanese/Cell cycle control phosphatase (similar to Glarea lozoyensis ATCC 20868 XP_008083154.1), translating into MTSDELKMQRPWFEAYPPPKNLQSKTVTRDILRQWILEGQKSGKNFVVVDVRREDHEGGTIKGAINLPAQSVYPSIPSLYTLFKAAGVKKVIWTCTTSRKRGNRVAGWFDDFVREKGDSDIESYALFEGLLGWATAGKDFTELMEEYNEETWHIAHSNH; encoded by the exons ATGACCTCCGACGAGTTGAAAATGCAACGACCTTGGTTCGAGGCGTACCCGCCCCCAAAGAATCTCCAGTCGAAGACTGTGACGAGGGACATACTTCGGCAATGGATTCTCGAGGGGCAAAAATCAGGCAAGAACTTCGTGGTTGTCGACGTCCGCCGCGAAGATCACGAG GGCGGAACAATCAAAGGCGCGATCAACCTCCCAGCGCAGAGCGTATACCCGTCTATTCCAAGCTTGTATACGCTATTTAAGGCAGCAGGAGTTAAGAAGGTCATATGGACCTGCA CCACGTCTCGCAAGCGAGGCAACCGTGTAGCTGGATGGTTCGACGACTTCGTCAGAGAGAAGGGTGATTCGGACATCGAGAGCTATGCGCTTTTTGAAGGACTCCTTGGTTGGGCCACCGCTGGCAAGGACTTTACTGAGCTAATGGAAGAATATAACGAAGAGACGTGGCATATAGCTCATTCCAACCACTGA